In Streptantibioticus cattleyicolor NRRL 8057 = DSM 46488, a genomic segment contains:
- a CDS encoding NAD(P)-binding domain-containing protein: MNPVVVIGAGPYGLSAAAHLKGRRMPVRIFGTPLSRWCTAMPRGMTLASAPAASTISAPVWGHRLSDFLAASGEPPLDGPRDTVPLETYERYGRWFARRLVPEVERARVVAVDRRDGEFRLRLDTGEELTAPAVVVAAGLAGAAYVPGALRVLAAGGPSATAPVSHSSHHRDPAALAGREVAVVGAGQSALEYAVLLSEAGATVRLLPRRAARVRFEPPPDAAGVPGSPLGPAWSRYAVSRLPGPAGVRRLPERARLLLERTVPGPCGAWWLRDRFRGRVPVTEGRVTGAALDPGSGRVVLATVAPDGRPGRVAADHVIAATGYRIDVDAWSFLSPGLRAAIARTGGSPRLDAGFGSSVPGLFFTGPPAAATFGPLLRHLAGTGYASPRLAEAVVASRRPVHLTGEPGVTRATPGRHL, from the coding sequence ATGAACCCAGTCGTGGTGATCGGCGCCGGGCCGTACGGCCTGTCGGCCGCCGCGCATCTGAAGGGTCGCCGGATGCCGGTGCGGATCTTCGGTACGCCGTTGTCCCGCTGGTGCACGGCGATGCCGCGCGGGATGACGCTGGCCTCGGCCCCGGCCGCGTCGACGATATCGGCACCCGTGTGGGGGCACCGGCTGTCGGACTTCCTCGCCGCGTCGGGAGAGCCGCCGCTGGACGGCCCGCGCGACACCGTCCCGTTGGAGACGTACGAGCGGTACGGGCGGTGGTTCGCGCGGCGGCTGGTGCCCGAGGTCGAGCGGGCCCGGGTGGTCGCCGTGGACCGGCGGGACGGCGAGTTCCGGTTGCGGCTGGACACCGGGGAGGAGCTGACCGCCCCGGCGGTCGTGGTGGCCGCCGGGCTGGCCGGCGCCGCGTACGTCCCCGGGGCGCTGCGCGTCCTCGCCGCGGGCGGCCCGTCCGCCACGGCACCGGTGTCGCACAGCTCGCACCACCGGGACCCGGCGGCGCTGGCCGGCCGCGAGGTGGCCGTGGTGGGCGCGGGCCAGTCGGCGCTGGAGTACGCGGTGCTGCTGAGCGAGGCGGGGGCCACCGTGCGGCTGCTGCCGCGGCGGGCGGCCCGGGTGCGGTTCGAGCCGCCGCCGGACGCCGCGGGGGTTCCGGGGTCACCGCTGGGCCCGGCCTGGTCGCGGTACGCGGTCAGCCGGCTGCCGGGCCCCGCGGGCGTCCGCCGGCTGCCGGAACGGGCGCGGCTGCTGCTGGAGCGCACCGTGCCCGGCCCGTGCGGGGCGTGGTGGCTGCGGGACCGTTTCCGCGGCCGGGTGCCGGTCACCGAGGGGCGGGTCACCGGCGCCGCCCTCGACCCCGGTTCGGGGCGGGTGGTGCTGGCCACCGTCGCCCCGGACGGACGGCCCGGACGGGTCGCCGCCGACCATGTGATCGCGGCCACCGGGTACCGGATCGACGTGGACGCCTGGTCGTTCCTGAGCCCCGGGCTGCGGGCCGCGATCGCCCGTACCGGTGGCTCGCCGCGGTTGGACGCCGGGTTCGGCTCCTCGGTGCCGGGGCTCTTCTTCACCGGACCGCCCGCGGCGGCCACGTTCGGGCCGTTGCTGCGGCATCTGGCCGGCACCGGATACGCCTCGCCCCGGCTGGCGGAAGCGGTGGTCGCGTCGCGCCGGCCGGTTCACCTGACGGGGGAGCCGGGGGTCACCCGGGCGACACCGGGGCGACACCTGTGA
- a CDS encoding polyprenyl synthetase family protein: MTVVGPFGLSVRDQDLDTDIRAGLADVEEGLLEATKCDVPFINGAAQHLVRAGGKRFRPLLVLLAAQFGDPHAPGVVPSAVVVELTHLATLYHDDVMDEATVRRGVPSANARWSNSVAVLTGDFLFARASHTLADLGPEAVRIQAEAFERLVTGQILETAGPREGQDPIEHYLEVLAGKTGSLIAVAGRFGAMMSGAHETVVHTLTQYGERIGVAFQLADDLLDIASDSHESGKTPGTDLREGIATLPVLHLRSRVAKAGAAADPADRHLVELLDSDLSDDERHAEALRLLRAHPAMEQARRDTLRYADAARASLAPLPECAAKQALAALCDAVVHRAG; this comes from the coding sequence GTGACCGTCGTCGGGCCCTTCGGGCTGAGCGTGCGCGACCAGGACCTCGATACCGACATCCGTGCGGGCCTGGCGGACGTCGAGGAGGGCCTGCTGGAGGCCACCAAGTGCGACGTTCCGTTCATCAACGGGGCGGCTCAGCACTTGGTACGGGCGGGTGGCAAGCGGTTCCGGCCGCTGCTGGTGCTGCTGGCGGCGCAGTTCGGCGACCCGCACGCCCCCGGGGTGGTCCCGTCGGCCGTGGTGGTGGAGCTGACCCACCTGGCCACGCTGTACCACGACGACGTGATGGACGAGGCCACCGTGCGCCGCGGGGTGCCCAGCGCCAACGCCCGCTGGAGCAACTCGGTGGCGGTGCTCACCGGTGACTTCCTGTTCGCCCGCGCCTCGCACACCCTGGCCGACCTGGGTCCGGAGGCGGTACGCATCCAGGCCGAGGCGTTCGAGCGGCTGGTCACCGGTCAGATCCTGGAGACCGCCGGGCCCCGGGAGGGCCAGGACCCGATCGAGCACTACCTGGAGGTGCTCGCCGGCAAGACCGGTTCGCTGATCGCGGTGGCCGGGCGGTTCGGCGCGATGATGTCGGGCGCCCACGAGACGGTGGTGCACACCCTCACCCAGTACGGGGAGCGGATCGGCGTGGCGTTCCAGCTCGCCGACGACCTGCTGGACATCGCCAGCGACAGCCACGAGTCCGGCAAGACCCCCGGCACCGATCTGCGCGAGGGCATCGCCACGCTGCCCGTGCTCCACCTGCGGTCCCGGGTGGCCAAGGCGGGCGCGGCGGCCGACCCGGCCGACCGCCACCTGGTCGAGCTGCTCGACAGCGACCTGTCCGACGACGAACGGCACGCCGAGGCGCTGCGGCTGCTGCGCGCCCACCCGGCGATGGAGCAGGCCCGCCGGGACACCCTGCGGTACGCGGACGCGGCGCGCGCCTCGCTCGCGCCGCTGCCGGAGTGCGCCGCCAAGCAGGCGCTGGCGGCGCTGTGCGACGCGGTGGTGCACCGCGCGGGGTGA
- a CDS encoding LolA family protein, with translation MAPIQPPQPGEDFGGNADFAEDAGLGRRRKLVRYGVPVAVAGVAAATIGLGTALATTGGGPALPHVTAEQLLAKVAGSDVQTVSGSVKISTDFGLPAGIDGLAGNLGGATGGSPFGSGAVQGHGAKGGDGSAADPTTRLTGLLTGDHTLRVAADGPDRQRLSIVEGTSEYTLVHNGTQVWGYDSAGNAVFHATEPAGARERHAKGAPDDRLPATPQEAARQILKAVGPTTSVSVGDTAEVAGRSAYQLVIRPKQADTTVDSVRIAVDAHNGAPLRFTLTPKGSAKAAVDIGYTKVDFGKPAASTFEFTVPKGAKVTEGGAAHEGGKAPGDKLPHGAFRPGHGHRDGSGLNTLGTGWDTVVKLDGAPGALPHGGGAPGKAGGGLDLLGSLGHRVTGAFGSGTVINTRLVNVLITDKGAVYAGAVTQDALVKAAGSAAK, from the coding sequence ATGGCACCGATCCAACCGCCGCAGCCCGGTGAGGACTTCGGGGGGAACGCGGACTTCGCGGAGGACGCCGGGCTCGGCCGCCGCCGCAAGCTGGTGCGCTACGGCGTACCGGTCGCGGTGGCGGGGGTGGCGGCGGCCACCATCGGCCTGGGCACCGCGCTGGCCACCACCGGCGGGGGCCCCGCGCTGCCGCATGTGACGGCCGAACAGCTGCTGGCCAAGGTGGCCGGCTCCGACGTGCAGACCGTCTCCGGCTCGGTGAAGATCAGCACCGACTTCGGCCTGCCGGCCGGGATCGACGGGCTCGCCGGCAACCTCGGCGGCGCCACCGGCGGCAGCCCCTTCGGCTCCGGTGCCGTCCAGGGCCACGGCGCCAAGGGCGGCGACGGGTCGGCCGCCGACCCCACGACGCGGCTGACCGGGCTGCTCACCGGCGACCACACGCTGCGGGTGGCCGCCGACGGCCCGGACCGCCAGCGGCTGTCCATCGTCGAGGGCACCTCCGAGTACACCCTCGTCCACAACGGCACCCAGGTGTGGGGGTACGACAGCGCCGGCAACGCGGTCTTCCACGCCACCGAGCCGGCCGGGGCCCGGGAACGGCACGCCAAGGGCGCCCCCGACGACCGGCTGCCGGCCACCCCGCAGGAGGCCGCCCGGCAGATCCTCAAGGCGGTCGGCCCGACCACCTCCGTCTCGGTGGGCGACACCGCCGAGGTCGCCGGGCGCAGCGCCTACCAGCTGGTGATCCGGCCCAAGCAGGCCGACACCACGGTGGACTCGGTGCGGATCGCGGTGGACGCGCACAACGGCGCCCCGCTGCGGTTCACCCTCACCCCCAAGGGCAGCGCCAAGGCCGCCGTCGACATCGGCTACACCAAGGTGGACTTCGGCAAGCCGGCCGCGAGCACCTTCGAGTTCACCGTGCCCAAGGGCGCCAAGGTGACCGAGGGCGGCGCGGCGCACGAGGGCGGCAAGGCGCCGGGGGACAAGCTGCCGCACGGCGCGTTCCGCCCGGGCCACGGCCACCGCGACGGGTCCGGCCTCAACACGCTCGGCACCGGCTGGGACACCGTGGTCAAGCTCGACGGTGCCCCCGGCGCCCTGCCCCACGGCGGCGGCGCCCCCGGCAAGGCGGGCGGCGGCCTCGACCTGCTGGGCAGCCTCGGCCACCGGGTCACCGGCGCCTTCGGCTCCGGCACCGTGATCAACACCCGGCTGGTCAACGTCCTCATCACCGACAAGGGCGCGGTCTACGCCGGCGCGGTGACCCAGGACGCCCTGGTCAAGGCGGCCGGCTCGGCCGCGAAGTAG
- a CDS encoding ABC transporter ATP-binding protein: MDGAPGAVIATRGLTKRFRGGRLAVDGLDLTVPRGSVFGFLGPNGSGKTTTIRMLLGLVGADAGAVRLLGEPMPHAARRVLPKVGALIEGPALYPHLTGRENLLRYDSADPTADPATRRDRVSAALDRVGLTAAAGRRARAYSLGMKQRLGLAAALLRPRELLVLDEPTNGLDPQGMREIRSLVRELAADGTTVFLSSHLLDEIEQLCSHVAVMSRGRLMVQGTVAELSAGARDRLTVTTPDEAEAVAVLGEHAVTGVTAENGRVTGELPPDPPDLAAINAALVAAGVRVRGFGAERASLEEAFVALTGEGFDVAG, translated from the coding sequence ATGGACGGGGCGCCCGGCGCGGTGATCGCCACGCGCGGTCTGACCAAGCGCTTCCGCGGCGGGCGCCTCGCTGTCGACGGACTGGACCTGACCGTTCCGCGCGGCAGCGTCTTCGGCTTCCTCGGGCCCAACGGCTCGGGGAAGACCACCACCATCCGGATGCTGCTCGGCCTGGTCGGGGCCGACGCGGGGGCCGTCCGGCTGCTGGGCGAGCCGATGCCGCACGCCGCCCGCCGGGTGCTGCCCAAGGTGGGCGCCCTGATCGAGGGGCCCGCGCTCTACCCGCATCTGACCGGCCGGGAGAACCTGCTGCGGTACGACAGCGCCGACCCCACCGCGGACCCGGCCACCCGGCGGGACCGGGTCTCCGCCGCGCTGGACCGGGTCGGGCTGACCGCGGCGGCCGGCCGCCGGGCCCGCGCCTACTCGCTGGGCATGAAGCAGCGCCTCGGCCTCGCCGCCGCCCTGCTGCGCCCCCGCGAACTGCTGGTGCTCGACGAGCCCACCAACGGCCTCGACCCGCAGGGGATGCGGGAGATCCGTTCCCTGGTACGGGAGTTGGCGGCCGACGGCACCACCGTCTTCCTCTCCTCCCACCTGCTGGACGAGATCGAGCAGCTGTGCAGCCACGTGGCCGTGATGTCCCGGGGCCGGCTGATGGTGCAGGGCACCGTGGCGGAGCTGTCGGCCGGCGCCCGCGACCGGCTCACGGTGACCACACCGGACGAGGCCGAGGCGGTGGCGGTGCTGGGGGAGCACGCGGTCACCGGGGTGACCGCCGAGAACGGCCGGGTCACCGGCGAACTCCCGCCCGACCCACCGGACTTGGCGGCGATCAACGCCGCCCTGGTCGCCGCCGGGGTGCGGGTACGCGGCTTCGGGGCCGAACGCGCCTCGCTGGAGGAGGCGTTCGTGGCGCTCACCGGGGAGGGGTTCGATGTCGCGGGGTGA
- a CDS encoding ABC transporter permease encodes MSRGETAVRPGPLWSLGLLRSELGAVLRRRRTLVLLAVLAAVPVLVGVAVKAQTHGGHGGGPAFIAEVTGNGLFLVFTSLAVTLPFFLPMAVGVVAGDAVAGEASAGTLRYLLVAPAGRTRLLVVKFVSVLVFCAVATAVVALFALLAGAVLFPLGDVTLISGTTVPFTDGLLRAALIAAVVALSLTGVAALGLFVSTVTDSGIAAMATTVGVVITAQIMDGVPQLHAVQPYLFPHYWFSFADLLRSPVPWDGLRRDLGSQALYVAVFGSAAWARLTTRDVTA; translated from the coding sequence ATGTCGCGGGGTGAGACGGCGGTCCGGCCGGGCCCGCTGTGGTCGCTGGGGCTGCTCCGCAGCGAACTGGGGGCCGTGCTGCGCCGCCGCCGCACCCTGGTGCTGCTCGCCGTGCTGGCGGCGGTGCCGGTGCTGGTCGGGGTGGCCGTCAAGGCGCAGACCCACGGCGGCCACGGCGGCGGCCCGGCGTTCATCGCCGAGGTGACCGGCAACGGGCTCTTCCTGGTGTTCACCTCGCTCGCGGTGACGCTGCCGTTCTTCCTGCCGATGGCGGTCGGGGTGGTGGCCGGGGACGCGGTGGCCGGCGAGGCGAGCGCGGGGACCTTGCGCTACCTGCTGGTGGCCCCGGCCGGGCGCACCCGGCTGCTGGTGGTGAAGTTCGTCTCGGTGCTGGTCTTCTGCGCGGTGGCCACCGCCGTGGTGGCCCTCTTCGCGCTGCTGGCCGGGGCCGTGCTCTTCCCGCTCGGCGACGTCACGCTGATCTCGGGCACCACCGTGCCGTTCACCGACGGGCTGCTGCGGGCCGCGCTGATCGCCGCCGTGGTGGCGCTCTCGCTGACCGGGGTCGCCGCCCTCGGGCTCTTCGTCTCCACCGTCACCGACAGCGGCATCGCGGCCATGGCCACCACGGTCGGGGTGGTGATCACCGCGCAGATCATGGACGGCGTTCCGCAACTGCACGCCGTCCAGCCGTACCTCTTCCCGCACTACTGGTTCAGCTTCGCCGATCTGCTGCGCTCGCCGGTGCCGTGGGACGGGCTCCGGCGCGACCTGGGGTCGCAGGCGCTGTACGTGGCGGTGTTCGGGTCGGCGGCGTGGGCGCGGCTGACCACGCGGGACGTGACCGCCTGA
- a CDS encoding APC family permease, with amino-acid sequence MAASETTFTRDRYTYRLKRLLLGPPLITEQLRQEKLSNPLALGVLASDCMSSTAYGPEEMLRILVPVIGTAAFSLLMPLTGAIMFVLLLLTLSYRDVVTVYTRAGGSYVVARENFGPNVAQIAAVALLIDYIVTVAVQTAAGTDALISLAHLAGGGFTGLAHYKTPLGVAVVLVLMYGNLRGIREAGRTFAMPAYLFMAAVALMLIVGAVRFVLHGHLPHADLRAPGALTSGTPGGGVFYGAGVFIVLRAFANGGSSLTGLEAISNSVSAFREPQGVNARRTLVAMSCALAVMVLAVSALAHFTHALPYAGGNPTVIAQEAHLLFGDGWVGTAGLVYVQLATALILYTGANTPFSGFPFLASFVAEDSFLPRQLTRRGHRLAFSNGIVVLTALALALLVVTEGNVDRLVALYAIGVFTGFTMAASGLTAYHLRRQEPGRPWKLAVNVAATIASALVVLIFAVTKFTEGAWLVVIVFPLGVWALIRINRQYRSESAALEAMPVPGADRPSWRRHIVYVLVDSLDLATVKALRYAHRLRPDELRAVHFMVDEGHARPLMESWEETAGTTVPLEVVECPDRRLRRAVVDLAARTTEDGQTALTLLVPRRTYAPVLGRILHRGTGDQIAKAVEELPDVAVTILPFDVERAVEALAAGRTPEPD; translated from the coding sequence ATGGCCGCCTCCGAGACCACCTTCACCCGGGACCGGTACACCTACCGCCTCAAGCGCCTGCTGCTCGGCCCGCCGCTCATCACCGAGCAGCTCAGACAGGAGAAGCTCTCCAACCCGCTGGCCCTGGGGGTGCTCGCCTCGGACTGCATGTCCTCCACCGCCTACGGCCCGGAGGAGATGCTGCGCATCCTCGTCCCCGTCATCGGCACGGCCGCGTTCTCGCTGCTGATGCCGCTCACCGGGGCGATCATGTTCGTCCTGCTGCTGCTCACCCTGTCGTACCGGGACGTGGTCACCGTCTACACCCGGGCCGGCGGCTCCTACGTGGTGGCCCGGGAGAACTTCGGGCCCAACGTCGCGCAGATCGCGGCGGTGGCGCTGCTGATCGACTACATCGTCACCGTGGCGGTGCAGACCGCGGCCGGCACCGACGCCCTGATCTCCCTGGCCCACCTGGCCGGCGGCGGCTTCACCGGGCTCGCCCACTACAAGACCCCGCTGGGCGTGGCCGTGGTGCTGGTGCTGATGTACGGCAACCTGCGCGGCATCCGGGAGGCGGGACGGACCTTCGCGATGCCGGCCTACCTGTTCATGGCCGCGGTCGCGCTGATGCTGATCGTCGGCGCGGTGCGCTTCGTGCTCCACGGCCACCTGCCCCACGCCGACCTGCGGGCCCCCGGCGCCCTCACCTCCGGCACCCCGGGCGGGGGCGTCTTCTACGGCGCCGGCGTCTTCATCGTGCTGCGCGCCTTCGCCAACGGCGGCTCCTCGCTGACCGGCCTGGAGGCGATCTCCAACAGCGTCTCGGCGTTCCGCGAACCGCAGGGGGTCAACGCCCGCCGCACGCTGGTGGCGATGAGCTGCGCGCTGGCCGTGATGGTGCTCGCCGTCTCCGCGCTGGCCCACTTCACCCACGCGCTGCCGTACGCCGGCGGCAACCCCACGGTCATCGCGCAGGAGGCCCATCTGCTCTTCGGCGACGGCTGGGTGGGCACCGCCGGTCTGGTCTACGTCCAGCTCGCCACCGCGCTGATCCTCTACACCGGTGCCAACACCCCGTTCAGCGGCTTCCCGTTCCTGGCCAGCTTCGTCGCCGAGGACAGCTTCCTGCCGCGCCAGCTGACCCGGCGCGGGCACCGGCTGGCGTTCTCCAACGGCATCGTGGTGCTGACCGCGCTCGCGCTGGCGCTGCTGGTGGTCACCGAGGGCAACGTCGACCGGCTGGTGGCGCTCTACGCCATCGGGGTCTTCACCGGGTTCACCATGGCCGCCTCCGGGCTGACCGCCTACCACCTGCGGCGCCAGGAGCCGGGGCGGCCGTGGAAGCTGGCGGTCAACGTGGCCGCGACCATCGCCTCGGCGCTGGTGGTGCTGATCTTCGCGGTCACCAAGTTCACCGAGGGCGCCTGGCTGGTGGTGATCGTCTTCCCGCTGGGGGTGTGGGCGCTGATCCGCATCAACCGCCAGTACCGCTCGGAGTCGGCGGCGCTGGAGGCGATGCCGGTGCCCGGCGCCGACCGGCCGTCCTGGCGCCGGCACATCGTCTACGTCCTGGTCGACAGCCTCGACCTGGCCACCGTCAAGGCGCTGCGGTACGCCCACCGGCTCCGCCCGGACGAGCTGCGCGCCGTGCACTTCATGGTGGACGAGGGCCACGCCCGGCCGCTGATGGAGAGCTGGGAGGAGACCGCGGGCACCACGGTTCCGCTGGAGGTGGTCGAATGCCCCGACCGCAGGCTGCGCCGGGCCGTGGTCGACCTCGCCGCCCGGACCACCGAGGACGGCCAGACCGCGCTCACCCTGCTGGTGCCCCGGCGCACCTACGCCCCGGTGCTCGGCCGGATCCTGCACCGGGGCACCGGCGACCAGATCGCCAAGGCGGTCGAGGAGCTGCCCGACGTGGCGGTGACCATCCTGCCGTTCGACGTCGAACGGGCCGTCGAGGCGCTGGCCGCCGGGCGCACCCCCGAACCGGACTGA
- a CDS encoding 2-oxoacid:ferredoxin oxidoreductase subunit beta, whose product MSEAPAIGHPPAAGLPALSLVPKSEVKQSAKDYKSDQEVRWCPGCGDYAILAAVQGFMPELGLARENVVFVSGIGCSSRFPYYMNTYGMHSIHGRAPAIATGLATSRRDLSVWVVTGDGDALSIGGNHLIHALRRNVNLKILLFNNRIYGLTKGQYSPTSEVGKVTKSTPMGSLDAPFNPVSLALGAEASFVARTIDSDRKHLTSVLRQAAAHPGTALVEIYQNCNIFNDGAFDALKDKTAAQDALIRLEHGQPIRFGADGGKGVVRDPATGDLKVVEVTAANEADVLVHDAHAASPTTAFALSRLADPDTLHHTPVGVLRDVARPVYDTAMADQLDTAVDRQGKGDLAALLAGGDTWTVVG is encoded by the coding sequence ATGTCTGAGGCACCCGCCATCGGCCACCCGCCCGCCGCCGGCCTGCCGGCGCTGTCGCTGGTGCCCAAGTCGGAGGTCAAGCAGTCCGCCAAGGACTACAAGTCGGACCAGGAGGTCCGCTGGTGCCCCGGCTGCGGCGACTACGCGATCCTCGCCGCCGTCCAGGGGTTCATGCCCGAGCTGGGCCTGGCCCGGGAGAACGTCGTCTTCGTCTCCGGCATCGGCTGCAGCTCCCGCTTCCCGTACTACATGAACACCTACGGGATGCACTCCATCCACGGCCGCGCCCCGGCGATCGCCACCGGTCTGGCCACCAGCCGCCGCGACCTGAGCGTATGGGTGGTCACCGGCGACGGCGACGCCCTGTCCATCGGCGGCAACCACCTGATCCACGCGCTGCGCCGCAACGTCAACCTGAAGATCCTGCTGTTCAACAACCGCATCTACGGGCTGACCAAGGGCCAGTACTCGCCCACCTCCGAGGTCGGCAAGGTCACCAAGTCGACGCCGATGGGCTCGCTGGACGCGCCGTTCAACCCGGTCTCCCTGGCGCTGGGCGCCGAGGCGTCCTTCGTCGCCCGCACCATCGACTCCGACCGCAAGCACCTCACCTCGGTGCTGCGCCAGGCCGCCGCCCACCCCGGCACCGCGCTGGTCGAGATCTACCAGAACTGCAACATCTTCAACGACGGCGCCTTCGACGCCCTCAAGGACAAGACCGCCGCCCAGGACGCGCTGATCCGGCTGGAGCACGGTCAGCCGATCCGCTTCGGCGCCGACGGCGGCAAGGGCGTGGTCCGCGACCCGGCCACCGGTGACCTGAAGGTCGTCGAGGTCACCGCGGCCAACGAGGCCGACGTGCTGGTGCACGACGCCCACGCCGCCTCGCCCACCACCGCCTTCGCCCTCTCCCGGCTCGCCGACCCCGACACCCTCCACCACACCCCCGTCGGGGTGCTGCGCGACGTGGCACGCCCGGTGTACGACACCGCCATGGCCGACCAGCTCGACACGGCCGTGGACCGCCAGGGCAAGGGCGACCTCGCCGCGCTGCTGGCCGGCGGCGACACCTGGACGGTCGTCGGCTGA
- a CDS encoding 2-oxoacid:acceptor oxidoreductase subunit alpha has translation MTSQVSRTAEQAVAGEARTVPSKEIRRLDRVVIRFAGDSGDGMQLTGDRFTSETASFGNDLSTLPNFPAEIRAPAGTLPGVSSFQVHFADHDILTPGDAPDVLVAMNPAALKANVADLPRGAEIIVNTDEFTPRALAKVGYPASPLEDGSLDGYAVHPVPLTTLTVEALKEFGLTRKEAERSKNMFALGLLSWMYHRPTQGTESFLRSKFARKPQIAEANIAAFRAGWNFGETTEEFASVYEVAPAGAAFPAGTYRNISGNLALAYGLVAASVQSDLPLFLGSYPITPASDILHELSKHKNFRVRTFQAEDEIAGIGAALGAAFGGSLAVTTTSGPGVALKSETIGLAVSLELPLLIVDIQRGGPSTGLPTKTEQADLLQAMYGRNGEAPVPIVAPATPGDCFDAALEAARIALTYRTPVFLLSDGYLANGSEPWRIPEITDLPDLRVRFATEPNHELADGTKAFWPYQRDPHTLARPWAVPGTPGLEHRIGGIEKQDGSGNISYDPRNHDLMVRTRQAKVDGVDVPDVTVDDPDGDATTLVVGWGSTYGPITAAVRRVRREGHPVAQVHLRHLNPFPANLGEVLRRYDKVIVPEMNLGQLAHLLRAKYLVDARSHTQVTGLPFKAEQLAGAITAEITATSTQESAHV, from the coding sequence GTGACCAGCCAGGTCAGTAGAACAGCCGAGCAGGCCGTGGCCGGCGAAGCGCGCACGGTGCCGAGCAAGGAAATCAGGCGTCTGGACCGGGTGGTCATCCGGTTCGCGGGCGACTCCGGTGACGGTATGCAGTTGACCGGCGACCGGTTCACCTCGGAGACCGCTTCGTTCGGCAACGACTTGTCGACGCTGCCCAACTTCCCCGCCGAGATCCGGGCGCCGGCCGGCACGCTGCCGGGCGTGTCGTCGTTCCAGGTGCACTTCGCCGACCACGACATCCTCACCCCCGGCGACGCCCCCGACGTGCTGGTCGCCATGAACCCGGCGGCGCTCAAGGCCAACGTCGCCGACCTGCCGCGCGGCGCGGAGATCATCGTCAACACCGACGAGTTCACCCCCCGCGCGCTGGCCAAGGTGGGGTACCCGGCCAGCCCGCTGGAAGACGGCTCGCTGGACGGCTACGCGGTGCACCCGGTGCCGCTGACCACGCTGACCGTGGAGGCCCTCAAGGAGTTCGGGCTCACCCGCAAGGAGGCCGAGCGCAGCAAGAACATGTTCGCGCTGGGCCTGCTGTCGTGGATGTACCACCGGCCCACCCAGGGCACCGAGTCCTTCCTGCGGTCGAAGTTCGCCAGGAAGCCGCAGATCGCCGAGGCCAACATCGCCGCGTTCCGCGCCGGGTGGAACTTCGGGGAGACCACCGAGGAGTTCGCCTCGGTCTACGAGGTCGCCCCGGCCGGCGCCGCCTTCCCGGCCGGCACCTACCGCAACATCTCGGGGAACCTGGCGCTGGCGTACGGGCTGGTGGCCGCCTCCGTCCAGTCCGACCTGCCGCTCTTCCTGGGGTCGTACCCGATCACCCCGGCCTCGGACATCCTGCACGAGCTGTCGAAGCACAAGAACTTCCGGGTGCGCACCTTCCAGGCCGAGGACGAGATCGCCGGCATCGGCGCCGCGCTGGGCGCCGCGTTCGGCGGCTCGCTCGCGGTGACCACCACCTCCGGCCCCGGCGTGGCGCTGAAGTCGGAGACCATCGGCCTGGCGGTCAGCCTGGAGCTGCCGCTGCTGATCGTCGACATCCAGCGCGGCGGACCGTCGACCGGGCTGCCCACCAAGACCGAGCAGGCCGACCTGCTCCAGGCGATGTACGGGCGCAACGGTGAGGCCCCGGTGCCGATCGTCGCCCCGGCCACCCCCGGCGACTGCTTCGACGCGGCGCTGGAGGCGGCCCGGATCGCGCTGACCTATCGCACCCCGGTCTTCCTGCTCTCCGACGGCTACCTGGCCAACGGCTCCGAACCCTGGCGGATCCCGGAGATCACCGACCTGCCCGACCTGCGGGTGCGCTTCGCCACCGAGCCCAACCACGAACTGGCCGACGGCACCAAGGCCTTCTGGCCCTACCAGCGCGACCCGCACACCCTCGCCCGTCCCTGGGCCGTCCCCGGCACCCCCGGCCTCGAACACCGCATCGGCGGCATCGAGAAGCAGGACGGCTCCGGCAACATCTCCTACGACCCGCGCAACCACGACCTGATGGTGCGCACCCGGCAGGCCAAGGTGGACGGCGTCGACGTCCCCGACGTCACCGTGGACGACCCCGACGGCGACGCCACCACGCTGGTGGTCGGCTGGGGCTCGACCTACGGGCCGATCACCGCCGCGGTGCGCCGGGTACGCCGTGAGGGCCACCCGGTCGCCCAGGTCCACCTGCGCCACCTCAACCCGTTCCCGGCCAACCTCGGTGAGGTGCTGCGCCGTTACGACAAGGTGATCGTGCCGGAGATGAACCTCGGTCAGCTGGCCCACCTGCTGCGGGCGAAGTACCTGGTGGACGCCCGCTCCCACACCCAGGTCACCGGTCTGCCGTTCAAGGCCGAGCAGCTCGCCGGCGCCATCACCGCCGAGATCACCGCCACGTCCACGCAGGAGAGCGCGCATGTCTGA